One genomic window of Camelina sativa cultivar DH55 chromosome 5, Cs, whole genome shotgun sequence includes the following:
- the LOC104789099 gene encoding swi5-dependent recombination DNA repair protein 1 homolog, which produces MYYSVLDDDSERILLSPAMFSGYAISERIFLIPAIFMGQESTGIRIYTAATFQSNSPKWTNASLKIPVPKPRSLKKQTKPKSSPSSPPTKIATHNPYDVLALPPSSPLLPNPPVSSPLPNPHPNPQPHPPSSSSQTDPISYMVIDSPSLNIQANSTGENPPPSGGPPLSQ; this is translated from the exons ATGTACTACTCTGTTCTCGATGATGATTCAGAGAGGATCCTTTTGAGCCCTGCAATGTTCAGTGGATATGCAATTTCGGAGAGGATCTTTTTGATCCCTGCAATTTTCATGGGACAAGAGTCAACTGGAATACGGATATATACCGCTGCCACATTT CAAAGTAACTCTCCGAAATGGACCAATGCAAGTCTTAAAATCCCTGTCCCTAAACCCCGCTCtttgaaaaaacaaactaagcctaaatcttcaccttcttccccTCCCACCAAAATTGCTACTCATAATCCTTATGATGTGTTAGCACTCCCCCCTAGTAGCCCTCTCCTCCCTAACCCTCCTGTTTCGTCGCCTTTACCTAATCCTCATCCTAATCCTCAACCTCATCCTCCCTCCTCTTCATCTCAAACTGACCCTATTTCTTATATGGTTATTGACTCACCATCCCTAAACATTCAAGCTAATTCCACTGGAGAAAATCCTCCACCCTCCGGAGGACCTCCTCTAAGTCAGTAA
- the LOC104786438 gene encoding uncharacterized protein LOC104786438 isoform X1, with product MAKKSSDSSHEQPPLSYRKSVKIKATPDQFFVWREFLWGGLAGAFGEGMMHPVDTLKTRLQSQIIMNATQRQQQQVISAFKYGCIMYSILFVKCEMYSS from the exons ATGGCGAAGAAGAGCTCCGATTCGAGCCATGAGCAACCTCCTTTGAGTTATCGTAAGAGCGTCAAAATCAAAGCCACGCCGGATCAATTTTTCG TTTGGAGAGAGTTCTTATGGGGAGGTTTAGCTGGAGCTTTTGGAGAAGGGATGATGCATCCTGTAGATACTCTCAAAACCCGACTTCAAAGTCAGATTATCATGAATGCAACTCAG aggcaacaacaacaagttaTTTCAGCTTTCAAGTATGGCTGTATTATGTATTCCATTCTCTTTGTAAAATGTGAAATGTATTCATCTTAG
- the LOC104786438 gene encoding mitochondrial substrate carrier family protein U isoform X2 yields MAKKSSDSSHEQPPLSYRKSVKIKATPDQFFVWREFLWGGLAGAFGEGMMHPVDTLKTRLQSQIIMNATQRQQQQVISAFKLL; encoded by the exons ATGGCGAAGAAGAGCTCCGATTCGAGCCATGAGCAACCTCCTTTGAGTTATCGTAAGAGCGTCAAAATCAAAGCCACGCCGGATCAATTTTTCG TTTGGAGAGAGTTCTTATGGGGAGGTTTAGCTGGAGCTTTTGGAGAAGGGATGATGCATCCTGTAGATACTCTCAAAACCCGACTTCAAAGTCAGATTATCATGAATGCAACTCAG aggcaacaacaacaagttaTTTCAGCTTTCAA GCTTTTATAG
- the LOC104789101 gene encoding probable E3 ubiquitin-protein ligase ARI11: MDHSDDEIMYIDSEEENLLSDDEERESDENYDGLADQDDHMKRSKKSYVVLKEEDIRKHQRDDIERVSTALSISQVEAIALLLHYQWSVSKVEDEWFADEEKTRETVGILKEPVVDLNGEKEIECGICFESYTGGEIERVSCAHPYCITCWTGYITTKIEDGSGCLRVVCPEPSCSAAVGQDLIDKIAKKEHKEKYYTYFLRSYVEEGKKFKWCPSPGCEYAVDFGGSSTSNYDVSCLCSFKFCWDCCEDAHSPVDCDTVSKWLLKNKDESENTNWILSKTKPCPKCKRPIEKNQGCSHMSCSAPCRFQFCWICLKPWSGHAACNKFKGDNEDETKRKRAKEAIDRYHHYFERWEFNQSSWLKAISDLEKWQSVQLKELSAILGTPETQLQFTVEAWLQIVECRRVLKWTYAYGYYLLDHEPDKRLFFEYLQGEAETGLERLHHCAEEELKQFIGRTEVPPKKFTEFQVKLIGLTTVTKTYFENLVKALENGLADLVYSKTKQTEESGGKSIEESGGLNLYDQMIFSQFSGDEHLED; this comes from the exons ATGGATCATTCGGATGATGAGATAATGTATATCGACTCGGAAGAGGAGAATCTTCTCAGcgatgatgaagaaagagaatCTGATGAAAACTACGACGGATTAGCTGATCAGGACGATCACATGAAACGATCTAAGAAAAGTTACGTAGTTCTCAAGGAAGAAGACATCCGCAAGCATCAAAGAGACGATATCGAACGAGTTTCCACGGCTCTCTCTATAAGCCAAGTCGAAGCGATCGCTCTGCTTCTTCACTATCAATGGAGCGTTAGTAAAGTCGAAGATGAATGGTTTGCGGATGAAGAGAAAACCCGTGAAACCGTTGGTATACTGAAGGAGCCTGTCGTTGATCTTAACGGTGAAAAAGAAATTGAATGTGGGATTTGCTTCGAGTCATACACTGGAGGGGAAATCGAAAGGGTTTCTTGTGCTCATCCTTATTGCATTACTTGCTGGACTGGTTACATCACTACAAAAATCGAAGACGGTTCGGGATGTTTGAGAGTTGTATGTCCTGAGCCTTCTTGTTCTGCTGCTGTTGGTCAAGACCTGATCGATAAGATCGCTAAGAAAGAACATAAGGAGAAGTATTATACGTATTTTCTTAGGTCTTATGTCGAAGAAGGGAAGAAGTTTAAATGGTGTCCTTCACCGGGATGCGAATACGCGGTTGATTTTGGTGGAAGTAGTACTAGTAATTACGatgtttcttgtttgtgttcGTTTAAGTTTTGCTGGGATTGCTGTGAAGACGCTCATAGTCCTGTGGATTGTGATACCGTGTCAAAGTGGTTACTAAAGAACAAGGATGAGTCCGAGAACACGAACTGGATACTTTCTAAGACAAAGCCTTGTCCTAAATGCAAGCGTCCGATCGAGAAGAACCAAGGATGTAGCCATATGTCATGCTCAGCTCCGTGTAGATTTCAGTTTTGTTGGATTTGCCTTAAACCATGGAGCGGTCACGCGGCTTGCAATAAGTTTAAAGGAGACAATGAGGATGAAACTAAGAGAAAAAGGGCTAAAGAAGCGATCGATAGATACCACCATTATTTCGAAAGATGGGAATTCAATCAATCGTCTTGGCTGAAGGCTATAAGTGATCTGGAGAAATGGCAATCGGTGCAGCTTAAGGAGCTTAGTGCAATATTGGGCACACCAGAAACTCAGCTCCAATTCACCGTAGAGGCATGGCTTCag ATCGTTGAATGTAGGAGGGTCTTGAAATGGACCTATGCATATGGATACTACCTACTTGATCATGAACCCGACAAACGACTTTTTTTCGAGTATTTGCAAG GGGAGGCGGAAACTGGTTTGGAGAGACTTCATCATTGTGCAGAAGAGGAGTTGAAACAGTTTATCGGTAGAACTGAAGTCCCACcgaaaaaatttactgagttcCAAGTGAAATTAATTGGTTTGACTACAGTAACTAAAACCTACTTCGAAAATCTGGTGAAAGCTTTGGAGAATGGGCTTGCTGATTTGGTATATAGTAAGACCAAACAAACAGAAGAATCTGGTGGTAAATCAATAGAAGAATCTGGTGGTTTGAACCTTTATGACCAAATGATATTCTCACAATTCTCTGGTGACGAACATTTAGAGGACTAG